The following are encoded in a window of Mycobacterium sp. ELW1 genomic DNA:
- the pgeF gene encoding peptidoglycan editing factor PgeF, with the protein MTVIRRVTTTRAGGVSVRPFDTFNLGDHVDDDPKAVAANRKRLAAAIGLPEDHVVWMNQTHSDHVAVVDGPRADAVDDTDALVTTTPRLALAVVTADCVPVLMSDARAGVVAAVHAGRVGAADGVVLRTLETMLSNGAHAEDISVLLGPAVSGANYEVPEEMAADVEARLPGSRTRTAKGTPGLDLRAGIARQLRDAGVKAIDADPRCTVADTKLFSHRRDAPTGRLACLVWME; encoded by the coding sequence GTGACAGTCATCCGTCGTGTGACCACCACCCGTGCCGGTGGTGTCTCGGTCAGACCGTTCGACACCTTCAATCTCGGTGACCACGTGGACGACGATCCGAAAGCGGTGGCCGCCAACCGGAAACGCCTGGCCGCCGCGATCGGGCTGCCCGAGGACCACGTGGTCTGGATGAATCAGACCCACAGCGATCACGTCGCCGTCGTCGACGGTCCGCGTGCCGACGCCGTTGACGACACCGACGCCCTGGTGACCACCACACCGCGACTCGCCCTTGCCGTGGTGACCGCCGACTGCGTGCCCGTGCTGATGTCCGACGCCCGAGCCGGGGTGGTGGCCGCCGTCCACGCCGGCCGGGTCGGTGCCGCCGACGGTGTGGTGCTGCGAACGCTGGAAACCATGTTGTCCAACGGTGCTCATGCCGAGGACATCTCGGTGCTGCTCGGCCCGGCCGTCAGCGGCGCCAACTATGAGGTGCCCGAAGAGATGGCCGCCGACGTCGAAGCGCGGCTGCCCGGCAGCAGGACGCGGACCGCGAAAGGCACACCGGGACTGGATCTGCGGGCCGGAATCGCCCGGCAACTTCGCGACGCCGGGGTGAAGGCCATCGACGCCGACCCGCGCTGCACGGTGGCCGACACCAAGCTGTTCAGCCACCGCCGCGACGCCCCGACCGGTCGCCTGGCGTGTCTGGTGTGGATGGAATGA